The following proteins come from a genomic window of Companilactobacillus pabuli:
- the murC gene encoding UDP-N-acetylmuramate--L-alanine ligase, which yields MENTVYHFVGIKGTGMSALALILKDLGYEVQGSDIDKYTFTQRGLEQAGIKILPFDEENIHEGLTIVKGNAFNDDQVEIKKANDMHLPVITYPELVGKLVSDYTSIGIAGSHGKTSTTGLLAHTLSGIAKTSYLIGDGTGKGIKDAKFFVFEADEYRRHFLAYSPDYLIITNIDFDHPDYFFGGINDVVDAFESEARKTKKGIFIWGEDKHAKSIKADTPIYTYGLDESDYIRATNIKRTVKGSSFDVSINGENIGNFQVPLFGEHNVLNSLAVIGVGHMENLDHSLINRELQTFSGVKRRFSEKKVADQVIIDDYAHHPQEIKATIDAARQKYPDKKIIAVFQPHTYTRTLALMDDFAKSLDLADEVYLTNIFGSIREAHGDITSKDLGNKIHKGGNVLTLDDMSPLLEYHNTVMIFMGAGDVQKYETAYEQLLSTLNPNQQ from the coding sequence ATGGAAAATACAGTCTATCATTTTGTTGGAATTAAAGGAACAGGAATGAGTGCTTTGGCACTTATTCTTAAAGACCTCGGATATGAAGTTCAAGGATCAGATATTGATAAATATACATTTACTCAACGTGGTCTTGAACAAGCAGGAATCAAAATTTTGCCTTTTGATGAAGAAAACATTCATGAAGGTTTGACAATAGTTAAGGGAAACGCTTTTAATGATGATCAAGTAGAAATTAAAAAAGCTAATGATATGCATTTACCAGTAATTACATATCCAGAATTAGTTGGTAAATTAGTTTCAGATTATACTTCTATCGGTATTGCCGGTTCTCACGGTAAGACAAGTACTACAGGTTTGTTAGCACATACTTTGAGTGGTATTGCTAAAACTTCTTACTTAATCGGTGATGGTACAGGTAAAGGAATCAAAGATGCTAAGTTCTTTGTTTTCGAAGCTGATGAATATCGTCGTCATTTCTTAGCTTACTCACCAGATTACTTAATTATCACTAACATTGACTTTGACCATCCAGATTACTTCTTCGGTGGTATCAATGATGTTGTTGATGCTTTTGAATCTGAAGCTAGAAAGACTAAGAAAGGTATTTTCATTTGGGGTGAAGACAAGCACGCCAAATCAATCAAAGCCGATACACCAATTTATACTTATGGTTTAGATGAATCAGATTATATTCGTGCCACAAACATCAAACGTACCGTTAAAGGTTCATCATTTGATGTTTCTATCAATGGTGAAAATATTGGTAACTTCCAAGTTCCACTATTTGGTGAACACAATGTTTTGAATTCATTAGCCGTTATCGGTGTTGGTCATATGGAAAATCTTGACCACTCTTTGATTAACCGTGAATTACAAACTTTCAGTGGAGTTAAGAGACGTTTCAGCGAAAAGAAAGTTGCTGATCAAGTTATCATCGATGACTACGCTCACCATCCACAAGAAATCAAAGCAACTATTGATGCTGCTAGACAAAAGTATCCAGATAAGAAGATTATTGCAGTCTTCCAACCACATACTTATACAAGAACTTTGGCCTTGATGGATGATTTTGCTAAATCACTAGATTTGGCAGATGAAGTTTACTTGACTAATATCTTTGGTTCAATTCGTGAAGCACATGGTGATATTACAAGTAAAGATCTCGGTAACAAGATTCATAAGGGTGGTAATGTTCTAACACTTGATGACATGTCACCATTATTGGAATATCACAATACAGTAATGATATTCATGGGTGCCGGTGATGTTCAAAAGTATGAAACAGCTTATGAACAATTGCTAAGTACTTTAAATCCTAATCAACAATAA
- a CDS encoding ABC transporter permease codes for MLKLWNERLRRHQLNQFKYLRLIFNDNFVLAFIVLIGALGFWYSNLLGTISGPIILGKPIVIVLLFLAVQVGGIATLLEDPDSTFLLVKEKEFYKYFKAAKNYSVFVPIVTLVLVNFLLSAFASRAGGMKVLDIVVVAIGLIIYKLGFLNVNLMELYGQAKFGNTSMRLVSNLLLLVSLIISTYFFSWLMIIVGVVFYLYLNARTKTLETSGQLQWKYAIETENQRMFRIKRFYNLFTDVPGVNSKIKRRKWLDGLYKSIKPISSNTYLYLFARGFVRNNEYIGLFLRLTIIQAIMLALIDNFYISLVVEMLFIYLVGFQLKPYFKEVMQNLMQRLYPISGKTKINDFTKLSTFILLIQWIISALAVLYKFGFSINSLIIIVAGLAVLFFVNYFYMPRQLKKYLD; via the coding sequence ATGTTAAAACTTTGGAATGAAAGATTAAGAAGACATCAACTTAATCAATTCAAGTATCTCAGATTGATTTTTAACGATAATTTTGTGTTAGCTTTTATCGTTTTGATAGGGGCCTTAGGCTTTTGGTATTCTAATTTATTAGGGACTATCAGTGGACCAATTATTTTGGGTAAACCAATTGTGATTGTTTTGCTATTTTTAGCAGTTCAAGTAGGTGGTATTGCTACCTTATTGGAAGACCCAGATAGTACTTTCTTGCTAGTTAAAGAAAAAGAATTTTATAAATACTTTAAAGCAGCAAAGAATTACAGTGTTTTTGTACCAATCGTAACTTTAGTATTGGTCAATTTCTTATTGTCAGCATTTGCCTCTCGTGCAGGTGGGATGAAAGTCTTAGATATTGTCGTTGTAGCCATTGGTTTAATAATTTATAAATTAGGATTTTTGAATGTCAACTTGATGGAATTATATGGCCAAGCTAAATTTGGCAATACAAGTATGCGTTTAGTTTCTAATTTGTTGTTATTAGTGTCATTAATAATTTCGACCTATTTCTTCAGTTGGTTGATGATTATTGTAGGAGTAGTCTTTTACCTTTATTTGAATGCTCGTACAAAAACACTTGAGACTAGTGGACAGCTGCAATGGAAATATGCAATTGAAACTGAAAATCAACGAATGTTTCGTATCAAGCGTTTCTATAACTTGTTCACTGATGTACCTGGTGTTAATAGTAAAATTAAACGTCGCAAGTGGTTAGATGGTTTATATAAATCAATTAAACCAATTAGTAGCAATACTTATTTGTACTTGTTTGCTAGAGGTTTTGTTAGAAATAACGAGTATATTGGATTATTCTTGCGTTTAACGATTATTCAAGCTATTATGTTGGCTTTGATTGATAACTTCTATATCTCATTAGTAGTAGAAATGTTATTTATTTACCTAGTTGGGTTCCAGTTGAAACCTTACTTTAAGGAAGTTATGCAAAACCTTATGCAACGGCTTTATCCTATCAGTGGTAAGACTAAAATCAATGATTTTACTAAATTGAGCACGTTTATTTTATTGATTCAATGGATTATCAGTGCATTAGCAGTATTATATAAGTTTGGGTTCAGTATCAATAGTTTGATTATCATCGTGGCTGGTTTAGCAGTCTTGTTCTTCGTCAACTATTTCTACATGCCAAGACAATTAAAAAAATATTTAGATTAA
- a CDS encoding peptidylprolyl isomerase PrsA, with protein sequence MNKRLTKWILAIAGLFMITVVAGCSGNKTVATLKGGRITQEEYYKEMKSSSSGKQTLQTMIITKALEDQYGKDVSTKQVNKEYNKYKSQYGSSFSSILQQNGMTTAQFKKNIRTNLLTKVALKKNKKVTNKDLKKEWKSYQPKIQVAQILVSKKATAQEVITKLQNGEDFSKLAKEYSTDSATKNKGGKLAAFDNDSTSVDTDFKTAAYKLDKVGDYTDTPVKTSYGYSVIKLLKKPAKGKMSDHTAELKSKIYASWLQDSTVMQKVVSKVLKKADVSIKDSDLKDVLSGYVSSSSSKK encoded by the coding sequence ATGAATAAACGTTTAACTAAATGGATCTTAGCTATTGCTGGTCTATTTATGATAACAGTTGTTGCTGGATGTTCTGGTAACAAGACTGTTGCTACTCTTAAGGGTGGAAGAATTACCCAAGAAGAATACTACAAGGAAATGAAGAGTTCTTCATCAGGTAAACAAACTCTCCAAACTATGATCATCACTAAAGCTCTTGAAGATCAATATGGTAAGGATGTTTCCACAAAACAAGTTAACAAAGAATATAACAAGTACAAGAGTCAATATGGTTCATCATTCAGCTCTATTCTTCAACAAAATGGTATGACAACTGCCCAATTCAAGAAGAATATTCGTACTAACCTTCTTACAAAAGTTGCTTTGAAGAAGAATAAGAAAGTTACAAACAAGGATCTTAAGAAGGAATGGAAGAGTTACCAACCTAAGATTCAAGTTGCTCAAATCCTAGTAAGTAAGAAAGCTACTGCTCAAGAAGTTATTACAAAACTTCAAAACGGCGAAGATTTCTCAAAACTTGCTAAAGAATACTCAACTGATTCAGCTACAAAGAACAAGGGTGGTAAGTTAGCTGCCTTCGATAACGATAGTACAAGTGTTGATACTGACTTTAAGACAGCCGCATACAAGCTAGACAAGGTCGGCGATTACACAGATACACCAGTTAAAACAAGTTATGGTTACAGTGTTATCAAACTTCTTAAGAAACCTGCTAAGGGTAAGATGAGTGATCACACTGCAGAACTTAAATCTAAAATCTATGCTTCATGGCTACAAGATTCAACTGTTATGCAAAAAGTTGTTTCAAAGGTCTTGAAGAAGGCTGATGTTTCTATTAAAGATAGTGATTTGAAGGATGTTCTTTCAGGATATGTTTCATCATCATCTTCTAAGAAATAA
- a CDS encoding universal stress protein, with protein sequence MDYQEFNEPLVYRRILLTVDEDDNESTIKAFRFATTMAHDYDARLGIVSVLESDDINIFDSLTPAKLKEKRNELQAVVDNYVKMAENLGLKKVDPLVYDEGDVDDVIVDRAIPDFKPDLIVTGADTALPHSKITATIGPRLAKKAPVSVIVVR encoded by the coding sequence ATGGATTATCAAGAATTCAATGAACCATTGGTATACCGTCGTATCCTTTTAACAGTTGATGAGGATGACAATGAATCTACCATAAAAGCTTTTCGTTTTGCCACTACTATGGCACATGACTACGATGCACGTTTAGGTATCGTTTCCGTGCTAGAAAGTGATGATATTAATATTTTTGATTCACTAACTCCCGCAAAGTTAAAAGAAAAACGTAATGAATTACAAGCTGTTGTTGATAATTACGTCAAGATGGCTGAAAATTTAGGTTTAAAAAAAGTTGATCCATTAGTTTATGATGAGGGCGACGTTGACGATGTAATCGTTGATCGTGCAATTCCTGACTTTAAACCCGATTTGATTGTCACTGGTGCTGATACTGCTTTGCCACACTCTAAAATCACCGCTACAATCGGACCTCGTTTAGCGAAAAAAGCCCCGGTTTCAGTAATCGTTGTCAGATAA
- the trmB gene encoding tRNA (guanosine(46)-N7)-methyltransferase TrmB, with the protein MRLRNKPWAKDMINDNLDLISIQPENMPGKWQSRFEKEQPLFIEVGSGKGRFITELAKQNPQNNYIGMEVQEGAIALLLKKQVELKLPNLQLLLANGADLSEYFAEDEISGIYLNFSDPWPKTRHEKRRLTYKSFLKQYQYILKDEGNLRFKTDNQGLFEYSLISMNNYGMKFDEISLDLHNDEALNQNNIETEYEEKFSKKGFRINYLKAHF; encoded by the coding sequence ATGCGTTTAAGAAACAAACCTTGGGCTAAGGATATGATCAATGACAACTTAGACCTAATTTCCATTCAGCCGGAAAATATGCCTGGCAAATGGCAATCTCGTTTTGAAAAAGAACAACCTTTGTTTATCGAAGTAGGTTCCGGTAAGGGAAGATTCATTACTGAATTGGCTAAGCAAAACCCTCAAAATAACTATATTGGAATGGAGGTTCAAGAAGGTGCCATTGCCTTGCTACTAAAAAAGCAAGTTGAGTTAAAATTACCCAACTTGCAATTGTTGTTAGCTAATGGTGCTGATCTATCAGAATACTTTGCTGAAGATGAAATATCAGGCATTTACTTAAACTTCTCTGATCCATGGCCAAAGACTCGTCATGAAAAGCGTCGATTAACTTATAAGTCATTCTTGAAACAATATCAATATATTTTAAAAGATGAAGGTAACTTGCGATTTAAGACTGATAATCAAGGCTTGTTCGAGTATTCTTTGATCAGTATGAATAACTATGGGATGAAATTTGATGAAATCTCATTAGACCTTCACAATGATGAAGCACTCAATCAAAACAATATTGAAACTGAATATGAAGAAAAGTTCTCAAAAAAAGGCTTCAGGATCAATTACCTGAAAGCCCATTTCTAA
- the ytpR gene encoding YtpR family tRNA-binding protein, translated as MLLSFYNPDVLGDVLLVETQEDVATQNTTQKDNVVRIFNEEDDQAIGFNFFGLGEKLGIQNESGQVYLDEQQVAVLNDALEQAGFSDKLEADNSPKFVIGHVDAIKEHPDSDHLHITQTDVGFDKPVQIVCGAPNIDQGQLVVVALPGAVMPTGAEIWPGELRGVDSFGMICSARELGIPNAPQKRGILVLDDGKAGQAFDFEAAKNLFD; from the coding sequence TTGCTATTAAGCTTTTATAATCCAGATGTTTTAGGGGATGTTTTGCTCGTTGAAACACAAGAAGATGTTGCAACTCAAAACACTACTCAAAAAGATAATGTAGTACGAATTTTTAACGAAGAAGATGACCAAGCAATTGGTTTTAACTTCTTTGGTCTCGGAGAAAAACTCGGAATTCAAAATGAATCCGGTCAAGTATATCTCGACGAACAACAAGTGGCAGTCTTAAATGACGCTCTTGAACAAGCAGGTTTTTCTGATAAGTTGGAAGCTGACAATAGTCCAAAGTTTGTAATTGGACATGTTGATGCAATCAAAGAACATCCTGATTCAGACCATTTGCACATTACTCAAACTGATGTTGGCTTTGATAAGCCAGTTCAAATCGTTTGTGGTGCACCAAACATTGATCAAGGACAATTAGTTGTTGTTGCTTTGCCTGGTGCCGTAATGCCTACTGGTGCCGAAATTTGGCCTGGTGAATTACGTGGTGTAGATAGTTTTGGAATGATTTGTTCTGCTCGAGAATTGGGTATTCCTAATGCACCACAAAAACGTGGAATTTTAGTGCTTGATGATGGTAAAGCCGGACAAGCATTTGATTTTGAAGCAGCAAAGAATTTGTTCGATTAG
- a CDS encoding 3'-5' exoribonuclease YhaM family protein has protein sequence MPKHIIDFNKGENMSLEVIIKRSDFRLAKNGKNFLSLVFEDKSGQIPGKYWDASEEDAKRFHVGAVVQLEGRRDVYQGKPQVNITRLGLLDPSTVDMSQFVQTAPMKQIDMENEFDDVFLQITNGAWNRIVRYLFKKYHDRFFTSAAAKSNHHDFQGGLAYHTLSMVRMAESISDQYPQINRALLLAGACLHDFGKIIELSGSLDIEYTFEGNMLGHITIVDEEIVKAATDMDINLDSEDMILLRHMILSHHGLLEYGSPERPKLLEAEVLHNIDMMDASINMITKALDKTENGKFSERVFGLDNRSFYKHS, from the coding sequence GTGCCTAAACATATAATAGATTTCAATAAGGGCGAGAATATGAGCTTGGAAGTAATTATCAAACGCTCTGATTTTCGTTTAGCAAAAAATGGAAAGAACTTTTTATCATTAGTTTTTGAGGATAAGTCAGGACAAATCCCTGGCAAATATTGGGATGCCAGCGAGGAAGATGCCAAGCGATTTCATGTGGGAGCAGTAGTACAATTAGAAGGCCGTCGAGATGTTTATCAAGGTAAACCACAAGTCAATATCACACGTCTAGGCTTATTGGATCCTAGTACGGTCGATATGTCGCAATTCGTCCAGACAGCACCAATGAAGCAAATTGACATGGAAAATGAATTTGACGATGTATTTTTGCAAATTACTAATGGAGCTTGGAATCGAATCGTCAGATATTTATTCAAAAAGTATCACGATCGGTTCTTCACTAGTGCAGCTGCTAAGAGTAATCATCACGATTTTCAAGGCGGATTGGCATATCATACTTTGAGTATGGTGAGAATGGCTGAAAGTATTTCTGATCAATATCCACAAATTAATCGAGCACTCTTACTTGCTGGAGCTTGTTTACACGATTTCGGTAAGATTATTGAGTTATCTGGTAGCTTAGATATCGAATATACCTTTGAAGGTAATATGCTTGGTCACATTACGATTGTGGATGAAGAAATTGTCAAAGCAGCGACTGATATGGATATTAATCTAGATAGCGAAGACATGATTTTATTAAGACATATGATTTTGTCACACCATGGCTTGTTGGAATATGGTTCACCAGAACGTCCTAAATTGTTGGAAGCTGAAGTGTTGCATAATATTGATATGATGGATGCTTCAATTAATATGATTACTAAGGCCTTGGATAAGACGGAGAATGGTAAATTCTCTGAACGTGTCTTTGGATTGGATAATCGTTCATTTTACAAACATAGTTAA
- a CDS encoding HIT family protein produces MDDCVFCKIINGDIPSTTIYEDDDIKAFFDISQVTPGHTLVVPKKHVKDIFAYDEDLAERVFKKIPMIARAIKASNPKIIGMNICQNNGEIAYQSVMHSHIHLVPRYSKDDDFSMHWGDNTGLASNEELQKRADNIKQHLEA; encoded by the coding sequence ATGGATGATTGCGTCTTTTGCAAAATAATTAACGGAGATATTCCTAGTACAACAATCTACGAGGATGATGATATCAAGGCTTTCTTTGACATTTCTCAAGTAACGCCTGGTCACACGCTCGTAGTTCCTAAAAAACATGTCAAAGACATTTTTGCCTATGACGAAGATTTGGCAGAACGTGTTTTCAAGAAGATTCCTATGATTGCTCGTGCCATCAAGGCTTCTAACCCTAAGATCATTGGGATGAACATTTGTCAAAATAATGGTGAGATTGCTTATCAAAGCGTTATGCACTCACACATCCATTTGGTACCTCGTTATTCTAAAGATGATGACTTCTCAATGCATTGGGGAGACAACACTGGTTTAGCAAGTAATGAAGAACTCCAAAAGCGTGCTGACAATATCAAACAACACTTGGAGGCTTAA
- a CDS encoding thioredoxin family protein: MKTFEDYGVKDWHEVTKEGKYILFFHADWCPDCKFIEPKLPELEKEYSDFDWISFNRDNNMEIAQELGIMGIPSFVIIENGKEIGRLVNKDRKTKEEVETFINSVVNK; encoded by the coding sequence ATGAAAACATTTGAAGACTATGGTGTAAAAGATTGGCACGAAGTAACTAAGGAAGGTAAGTATATCTTATTTTTCCACGCTGACTGGTGCCCAGATTGCAAATTTATCGAACCAAAGCTTCCAGAACTAGAAAAAGAGTACTCAGATTTTGATTGGATCAGTTTCAACCGTGATAATAACATGGAAATTGCTCAAGAATTAGGAATTATGGGCATTCCTAGCTTTGTTATTATTGAAAATGGCAAAGAAATTGGTAGACTAGTAAATAAAGATCGAAAAACTAAAGAAGAAGTTGAGACCTTTATTAACAGTGTAGTTAACAAATAA
- a CDS encoding AAA family ATPase: MKLVKAKIYGFGKWIDQEFNFASDYQVIFGFNEAGKTTLLNFIQSILFGFASARGDNKYLQYKPKNGSRYGGELLFLAPDQSYWTVRRVDGKGDGELSIFHDDQLVTNESLKQIVGNFTKEDFENTHVFDDKNILSIYSLDEQQLETEVMSIGAVGSKEWLKVADKLSHDADDLYKPRGQKQPLVVNLKKRKELLEEKSEIENQQVAYQRVKQQLEKTQKNFDDNAVSLKKATESENDLRNLDKKWYRFDQLQQQNDPENEIAVISNTDWETVLKANQELSTLKDTATTSKVSNLDNVEKQILKNYHQNQTRLDYIRNQKFELQNLQFHRDDMNTKLLRVDTQVDQLFKNHPDLSEDMLPLTGEEIDQMTPAENNNNNIFLLICVVAVILALVVNNPLKIILIIAAIASGVWYWYQNQSGSQPDLNNLPFIKQKGYANISRENIIGLQGTVIALDNFHGTQKGLIDGIKGIEIDLNKWRKILIELDVLDSSYKDDNYNEQIEKYFARLDAINAKADLEQKNQAATKQMDEQRNQRLNELNNEIFAVLQKYHALNMDEFMRLHTQQIQNQKVTDQIKQDKDFLGRDLESLKAYPTHQSLIEKLAAVTKQASSLTEKNNELNRQIGSLKEQMQQIYDNNHYQRVVLALAQNKQDILENYDEWVSKRLASEWIRNMLNVATENRYPKMLERAAEYFALLTNDNYSRIDFNQKNLTVLSANKIRFDVHELSKATTIQLYLALRLAFVTEISDLIKLPILIDDAFVDFDVSRTENVFKLIQEIAKTNQVIYVTANKPASVSQEHILTLGGNISA, encoded by the coding sequence GTGAAATTAGTTAAAGCAAAAATATACGGTTTCGGTAAATGGATCGACCAAGAATTTAACTTTGCCTCAGATTATCAAGTTATTTTTGGTTTTAACGAAGCTGGAAAAACAACGCTCTTGAATTTTATCCAAAGCATTCTCTTTGGATTTGCATCAGCTAGAGGAGATAATAAGTACTTACAATACAAGCCCAAAAATGGTAGTCGCTATGGTGGTGAATTATTATTTTTGGCACCAGATCAAAGTTATTGGACGGTTCGCCGAGTTGATGGCAAAGGTGACGGAGAATTATCAATTTTTCATGATGACCAATTAGTTACTAACGAATCACTTAAACAAATCGTTGGTAACTTCACTAAAGAAGATTTCGAGAATACTCATGTTTTTGATGATAAAAACATTTTGTCAATTTACAGCTTGGATGAACAACAATTAGAGACCGAAGTTATGTCAATTGGTGCCGTGGGTAGTAAGGAATGGCTGAAGGTAGCTGACAAGTTGTCACATGATGCTGATGATCTTTATAAGCCAAGAGGGCAAAAGCAGCCTTTGGTCGTGAACCTAAAGAAGCGTAAAGAGCTTTTAGAGGAGAAATCAGAAATTGAGAACCAACAAGTAGCTTATCAACGAGTAAAGCAACAGTTAGAAAAGACACAAAAGAATTTTGATGATAACGCTGTTTCTTTGAAAAAAGCCACCGAATCTGAAAATGATTTGCGTAATTTAGACAAGAAGTGGTATCGCTTCGATCAACTTCAACAACAAAATGATCCCGAAAATGAAATAGCAGTTATTAGTAACACTGATTGGGAGACCGTTTTAAAAGCAAACCAGGAATTAAGCACGTTAAAGGATACCGCTACTACAAGCAAGGTTTCTAATTTAGATAATGTTGAAAAACAAATTTTAAAGAATTACCATCAGAATCAAACCCGCTTGGATTATATTCGTAATCAAAAATTTGAATTGCAAAATCTACAATTTCATCGGGATGATATGAATACCAAGTTATTACGAGTAGATACTCAGGTAGACCAACTATTTAAAAATCATCCGGATCTTTCAGAGGATATGTTGCCTTTGACAGGTGAGGAGATTGATCAAATGACGCCTGCAGAGAACAACAATAATAATATATTCTTATTGATTTGTGTGGTGGCAGTTATTTTAGCCTTAGTAGTAAATAATCCGCTCAAAATAATTTTGATTATTGCTGCAATTGCTAGTGGAGTTTGGTATTGGTATCAGAATCAATCTGGCAGTCAACCGGATTTGAATAATTTGCCATTTATTAAACAAAAAGGTTATGCCAATATTTCACGTGAAAATATTATTGGCCTACAAGGTACGGTAATAGCGTTGGATAATTTCCATGGTACGCAAAAAGGTTTAATCGATGGAATCAAAGGCATTGAGATCGACTTAAATAAATGGCGAAAGATTTTGATAGAACTAGACGTTTTGGATAGTTCCTATAAGGATGATAATTATAATGAACAAATAGAAAAATATTTTGCTCGTTTGGATGCCATCAACGCAAAAGCCGATTTGGAACAAAAGAACCAAGCTGCTACGAAACAGATGGATGAGCAAAGAAATCAACGCTTGAATGAATTGAATAATGAAATCTTTGCAGTTCTTCAAAAATATCATGCACTTAATATGGATGAATTTATGAGACTACATACTCAACAAATTCAAAATCAAAAAGTTACTGACCAAATCAAACAAGATAAGGATTTCTTGGGACGAGATCTGGAGTCTTTAAAAGCTTATCCAACGCACCAATCATTGATTGAAAAGTTGGCAGCGGTTACTAAGCAAGCAAGTTCTTTAACTGAGAAGAACAACGAATTGAATCGTCAAATAGGTTCATTAAAGGAACAAATGCAACAAATTTATGATAATAATCACTATCAACGAGTAGTTTTAGCATTAGCTCAAAATAAACAAGATATTTTAGAGAACTACGACGAATGGGTCTCTAAGAGATTGGCTAGTGAATGGATTAGGAATATGTTGAATGTAGCAACAGAGAATCGCTATCCTAAGATGTTAGAAAGAGCGGCTGAGTACTTTGCTTTATTGACTAATGATAATTATTCAAGAATTGATTTTAATCAAAAAAATTTGACGGTATTAAGTGCAAACAAGATTCGTTTTGATGTTCATGAATTGTCAAAGGCCACAACGATTCAGCTTTATTTGGCCCTAAGATTAGCTTTTGTAACGGAAATTTCTGATTTAATTAAATTGCCAATTTTAATTGATGATGCTTTTGTCGATTTCGATGTCTCTAGAACAGAGAATGTTTTTAAATTGATTCAAGAAATCGCTAAAACTAATCAAGTTATTTACGTAACTGCTAATAAACCAGCATCTGTTTCACAAGAACATATTTTGACTTTGGGGGGAAATATTAGTGCCTAA
- a CDS encoding ABC transporter ATP-binding protein, producing the protein MTLEVKELTGGYGQVSVLKKETFTVESGQVVGLIGLNGAGKSTTIKHIIGLLNPRGGQILIDGISLHDDVEKYRKKIAYVPEMPILYPELTLREHIDLTIMAYDLDRDKTWENANKLLKTFRLDNKLDWFPQNFSKGMKQKVMIVCAFMTDASLFIIDEPFTGLDPLAVNDLLNIVEVKKKAGCSVLMSTHVLATVQNHADKFVLINHGQVRADGTLDQLKAKFNMQKDSNLDDIYLKMSNEDL; encoded by the coding sequence ATGACTTTAGAAGTAAAAGAACTGACCGGAGGGTACGGTCAAGTATCAGTATTGAAAAAAGAAACCTTCACAGTTGAAAGTGGTCAGGTCGTCGGCTTGATTGGTTTGAATGGTGCTGGTAAATCAACAACTATCAAACATATCATCGGCTTATTGAATCCACGTGGTGGACAAATTTTGATTGATGGTATTAGTCTGCATGATGATGTAGAAAAGTATCGTAAAAAGATTGCCTATGTGCCGGAAATGCCAATTCTTTATCCTGAATTGACTCTAAGAGAGCATATCGATTTAACGATAATGGCCTATGACCTTGATCGAGATAAAACGTGGGAAAATGCGAATAAGTTGTTAAAAACATTTCGTTTGGACAACAAACTGGATTGGTTCCCACAGAATTTCTCTAAAGGTATGAAGCAAAAGGTTATGATTGTTTGTGCCTTTATGACCGATGCTAGTTTATTTATCATTGACGAACCATTTACAGGACTTGATCCGTTGGCAGTCAATGATTTATTAAATATTGTTGAAGTTAAGAAAAAAGCAGGATGCTCAGTTTTGATGTCAACTCACGTGTTAGCTACTGTGCAAAACCATGCTGATAAGTTCGTCTTGATCAATCACGGACAAGTGCGTGCTGATGGTACTTTGGATCAATTGAAGGCTAAATTCAACATGCAAAAAGATTCTAATCTTGATGATATTTATCTCAAGATGTCAAATGAGGATCTCTAA